Genomic window (bacterium):
AGGCAATAGTGCTTCTTCTGCCTTAGCAGCTCAATTAGTTCTTAAAATTCTAATGTATATAAATAAATTTAATTAACTGCCAACATTCAGCCGTCAGGAAGTTTAGTCATTATTAACGAAAACTTGACATAGGAAATAATCCCGAGCAATAAAAGATAAACTTGTTTGTATAGGAATTAGAGAGTTTTTAAAGGGTAAATTTTACACTACTTTAGGAACTTTAAAGAAGTTATCTTTTCTTTGAAGAGCATTCTTCAAAAGATCTTCACAATTAAATTCTTGTTTTGCCTTATCTTCTCTTAATTTTTCACCCAAAGGAAGGACATTAAAAGTAGGCAACACATCTTCAGTATTTAATTGATTTATTTTTTCTACATAATTCAAGATCTCTTCTATTTGCTCAGAAAGCATCTTTTTTTCTTCTTCATTAAGATTTAAACGAGCTAAAAGAGCTAAGTATTCAACATCTTCTTGATTGATTTTAGCCATTTTTATTCCTCTTTAAAAATTTTATCAGCGGTTAGTTGTTGGTAAAAAAATATTGGTAAAAAAACAGATAATCATAAAGCCTTACTTAATTATACTTCCTACCACTAAAGAAGCTATGGCTTGTTCTCTTCCTATGAAACCTAATTTCTTTGCTGTTGTAGCCTTAATGCTTATCTCCTCTATTTGAACCTTCAAGGTTAAAGCTATATTTTCTTTCA
Coding sequences:
- the gatC gene encoding Asp-tRNA(Asn)/Glu-tRNA(Gln) amidotransferase subunit GatC, translated to MAKINQEDVEYLALLARLNLNEEEKKMLSEQIEEILNYVEKINQLNTEDVLPTFNVLPLGEKLREDKAKQEFNCEDLLKNALQRKDNFFKVPKVV